The Dreissena polymorpha isolate Duluth1 chromosome 9, UMN_Dpol_1.0, whole genome shotgun sequence genome contains the following window.
AATAAAGGTGTTAATGTATGACCTTATTCCCGTGCAAAATTGACATGAATTTCCAACAATAAGGTTTATACTTAATGAATAGTAATAAAATTAAGTACtttgacaatatttgatcaaTGAAACGTTTTCTTCTAATAGATATGCTGTCTATATTTTTGACAAATGTATTCGCTAGAGGAAATGCGTTATTAAATGCAGTTTTTTggtataaacttattttaatccTGATCCGACCCGGCCCGTAATTCCACATATTTTTTCGATGTTGACCCGCCGACCCGACCCAACGAAATTTGTATTGACTATTGTTTTAATCGTTAAACGTTAAACTTGGAATCTTTCGAGAGTGGCGATATTATCGTTGTCGTAATTATCTCGTTCATAATTATATTATGGCGATACAAAATCAATcgctattattattattcttattgctattatattattattattactattattattattattattattattattgttatcaccatcattatcataagtattgataaatttaaaaacacGCTGTTGTGTATTTAAAACTATTGTTTAAAAGTTGTGTTGATCATAAGAACACATTATTACAACTTCGCGAATAATGTCAAGCGATAATCCTCTTACGAAAGAAACCTTTACACATTTGCAACCACCGCTCATCTTCACGTAGAACACGTTTTCTGAAAACCATATTTCTAGTTTTCGAACTACTGACTTCTACACGCCGaattttgcaataaattgtcaAACTAATTAAGGGGTTTTGCATACAATATCCATATCTTCTGCAAAAAGCAAGGCAAGAACAGCAATATCATACAGCTTTATTCCAGCATGTgcatgattttgtaataacaagtACCCAAATCCTCTAAAATAAGAGAAACTAGCATAAATGAGATAACCTCCCCTTGTCTTCAGCCAACATACCCTTCGAATAATTCAGAAAGACTATTACAGTTTTCAACAaatgcaatttcatattttaaatgatctttataattttttaaaatattttaccacgtatatcaaatttgaattatttatacTAAAGTGCATTTCGATAAATACTATGAACGGATTTTAAAGGTCAATATGCAACATATAGCCGTTAATTGTTATTAAGATAATGTTGCACAGCATGAAATAAGTAAACTAGGGCATCCGTAGTTGACAATCCTTTACGAACATTCAATGTTGCAtcggaaaaaaaatgtatttttcacaATGCTACGTTTTTCTATCATTCAATACTGTAGTCAGTAACTTTAAAAACCAACGTTATAATCAGACCAATTCTGGGCTAACATAACAGTGATAAAGAGCGGAACATGATGATGCTTTATCCAAattcttcaaataaaatatacatatacaaagcAACCTTTTTTAATGCTCCTCGTTTATTTACATAACGGTAAGTCTTTGCGTAAAACCATCGAGGGTCAATGAAGATCTTCCGAAACATACATATTATCAAATTAAGAGCTTTAAACAAGCGTATCCCTCCCATCCTTCAGCACGGAGCCGATGGATATAACGCTGATTTTCCGCTGCCTCTGTGCGACCCTTTCAGGGGTCAAGGACGAACGGTCATCAAGGTCGTCGCGCGGCGATAGCGTCTTTTCTCGGTGGATGTCGGCCACGCACGTAATGTGGTGATCGTCCGAGTGGTGTTGAACGCTGTCGCGTACAGCGCTGGCCATAGGCATCGCAGAAACAGATTCGACGTGAATTAACTCAAAACTAGATGCTTCATCGTCGGTTTTGTTTGTTCTTGTTTCACGTTCTTCCCAGTTTAGCCTCTGCGTATATTCTGTTGAATCGGAACTAATGGGATCGCCATTCGgaagtttcttttttattgtttcagCTTTGCTGTTTTGTAATTTCGCTTTCggtgtttttcctttttttatttgagAGCTCTTTCCATATGGCGAATTCTGGACAATCTTTTCTGGATGCACTTTAATGTTCGAGTCCAGTTTGGTTTTGCTCTGTTTGGCTTTACCAGCGGACGCTGGTTTTATGGGAAGCCTTTTAGAATTGTGCTTATACATAGACGCAGATGATGGTGCCAGTGTCTTTTCAACTTTATTAGATTCactcattttatttgatttgtctGATTCAGCGGTGTCAATGCCATTGGCTTTAAAGTCGTCCTCTCTGAATGAAACATTTTTCGCAATTTTTACTTCCATCTTTTCGGGTTCTACCTCTGGTTTAGCGGAATGTTTACCACCCGTAAAACAGCAATCAACATCAGTTCCAATATCATCAACTGAATCAATAATTATCGTGAAACCATTAGCCAACGACTGGGCATATTCGTCATCCCGAAGATTGCGACTGAGGCAGCCTTTCCTCGCAGTTGCTGCCGGCTCCTTCCGGTCGCTCTGCTGACTGACGGAAGAGGCGTTGGACCTCGCTTCTGTGGTTGATTGAATATCGCCAAACATGTCGGACGTTATCGTTTTGCATTTAGCGCCGCCGAAACTGCATTTAGCCTCCTCCTCATCCGGTGGGCTGGACGAGTACTGAACAGAGTAGTTGTAACCGTCAAGCGTTGGAGAGACGTCAATGATGTCGGACTCGAACTCATCCAGTTGCCCTATTGTCAAACAATTCAAGTCAAATAAGAAAGGATGGTTATCGTATGCTTTATTTTTTGTAATGCTAGTCCGCCAATAATCATGATGCTATTTTTGTAAAATAgtaattacaattaaataaacacGTAAACATACCAATGATAGAAAGATTTAACTTAAAATAACAATTGATCGgaaaatggatttttttattacttagTTCGGCAAATGTGTCTCTGCTATCTATGGTGCTTAGGAAATCAGTATCATCAGTCTCCGAGGCAGACTCACTCTCTTCCGTGTCTTGATCAACTGCAAAAAACATAATGAACATATTCAATGTTGTGCTTTAAAGAATAGATATACACTCAAGATACTTTTCATTATTACAATTTTAGCACAAAATATGAAGCAGTACTACTATATAACGTAGAGAAATTGTCTCGGAGAAATGCATCTTTTCTATGAATTAATATTTTCTAATGGCAAAgccgtttttttttttatgaaacgcttTTTAATCATTatcttttaataataaaactgtaaaatacaaaacaagataAGTAAAATCTACAAATTTCTGAAACAAGCCTCGTACATTAAGGTCGTCATGTTTGACATAGTCCATTTCGTTTTACAATCAAATTACGCACAATACAAAACTATTGCATTACGTCAACTTATTTCACACTTTTGGAGAACAGAAACGTCAAAAATAAAAACCTGAGTCCGCGCTTTCAGCTGTAGTTCCGCTATATGTTGTCTTCGAAGACTTGGCACCATTGCTGATTATACCACCGTCGAATGCTTCTGTTTGGTTTCTGGCTTCCAATGCCGATTCTAGTTGCTCCCGACTCCAGTCGTTGTTCGAGAGAAAATCGTCGTAAAACGCTTCCGCTAAATCGACAGCGTCCGGCGGCCCGTCAGTGGATCTTGTCTGCTGTGGAGAAGTAATACTTTATAAACTTATGTTCACAAAAAATCGCGAAAATGTTAACGTTCATACACAAGGATTCAAATGATGTAAAATGTTTGTGGATACAGCGACATGAAAATTCAATATTAATACGTAAAGATTACGTCAAAAATAATAAGTATGAAGTAAACTGTATACAAAAAGAAATAAGAAACACACGCATTCAGAAATCATATTTTCGgcattatatttaaaacagaCACTTTTACAAAGTGTCCATTTTAATTGTGCAATATAAAAATAaccaataatgtttttttaataacaatagtGTGAGCATACATCGACGCTGTGCTCAAATGCCTTGTTGTCGTTCCCGCTTTGGGTTTTTGCGACGTCGTCGGTCCCGCCGGCAGCGGCCTTCACGGAGTGCCGACGGCTACTCAACTTCCGAACCAGCGTGGAATCAGGATCCATAATCTGCGGATAGATAATAATACTTGAagaatacaatacatgtatacacaacgTGTCAGAGTCTAAAAACCATACATATGGACCAcgccctgtgaaaagggggtttaatgcatgtgcgtaaagtctcgtctcagattagcctgtgcagtccgcacaagctaatcagggactacactttccgctctttctttacacgaaaaaatacaataaaagcggaaaatgtcgtctctgataagcctgttcggactgcaaagtctaatctgggacgacacttacgcatatgcattaaactcccttttcacaggaCGTAGCTCATACGTATGAATATTAGACTCTGACACGTtttgtatgtattgttttcttCAAGTACTAttagaaaagtgagccgatcgagaggttttccgtgccacaacgaaagcgaaagtaggcattttttaagtaaacttgatgaaaattactatatagcgtacagaaaggccaccgatataCATTTACACCGTGATGGTATTCACAATCCTGATATCGGACATTGTTTGTTGAATAGATATTACATATTCTGCTATTGTTTTGTACATTATTGCGTCTACCCAGTTCGATTTGCGATTGGTTGTTTTAGGCTTGGTATTTTGAAAGCGCAATCTTATATTTTGGTGTTAAATTAGTTGATCAGTACTTTTCTGTGTAAGCTTTTGTAATGTTGATAATGATGACATCAACTCGAGTTTGAAACGTCGTCGTGACATTTTTGCATGCAGCAATCAATAACCCGTTGCTTAAAAGATGATATACtagtaaatatttttatcaccAACATATTGACTTATCCAAGCATAACCAAATCCGTATGTGAACAATACATGTCTTATTTTCGAAGTCCAGCAGATTCGCCCGGCGTCCTCTAGCGATTTTAACAGAATGATAGTTTTAGAAGCTATACCTGTATGACAGTTTAGTGGGTATACCTGAATGACAGTTTTAGTGGGTATACCTGAATGAGAGTTTAGTGGGTAAACCTGAATGACAGTTTTAGAGGGTATACCTGAATGAGAGTTTAGTGGGTATACCTGAATGAGAGTTTGAGAGGGTATACCTGAATGACAGTTTAGTGGGTATACCTGAATGACAGTTTTAGAGGGTATACCTGAATGAGAGTTTAGAGGGTATACCTGAATGACAGTTTTGGACGGTATACCTGAATGAGAGTTTTAGAGGGTATACCTGAATGACAGTTTTAGAGGGTATACCTGAATGAGAGTTTTAGAGGGTATACCTGAATGACAGTTTAGTGGGTATACCTGAATGACAGTTTAGAGGGTATACCTGAATGACAGTTTAGAGGGTATACCTGAATGAGAGTTTTAGAAGGTATACCTGTATGACAGTTTAGTGGGTATACCTGAATGAGAGTTTTAGAGGGTATACCCGAATGACAGTTTTGGACGGTATACCTGTATGACAATTTAGTGGGTAAACCTGTGTGACAGTTTAGTCGGTTTACCTTAATGACAGTTTTTAAGAGTTTCGGAGTTCCAGGCGGACTGCGGATGATGTTTGTCGCGTTGATTTTTGTGTTGTCCATGGAGCTCTGACTCTGTCGCTCTATACGCGCGTTAATCCGCAACAGCTTCCTGCAACAGTTCTAAGTCTTTCGCAAATGGCATAACGATAATGGTAGCAATCTATATATAGTATTTTTCCTTTTAAAACGTTCCATTGAGTATTACGCTAATGAGTATAACTAAATAGTTCTAAATGTAATTATTTAGTGTACTATTCTATTTACAcaaaatactatttaattaaTGATGATGTATTTAGTCTCATGTAATATCAATACTTCATCGGTAAGCTGGCAGGTAATTTTGCATGCAAGATGACCCTTGTTGCCATAAAACGCTCACCTGAGTTCAAAGAACAGTAATTGTCGACGATTTGACTTGGTAGCTTAGTTTGAGACCCCATCTGATTTTGATATTGTCGAAATGTATACAATATGGTAATGTCTCATCAATACTTAGTAATGTTTGCGATTTAGACAGTAGTCACATGGTTTGACTTAGGTTTAACATGCATATATAGTTTAAAGACACACTAGACTCCGATTCGATTTTATTTGACCTAGaaattgtcaatataaatattgTCGACATTAACTAGAATAATACAGTAGCAACAATGATGTCCTCATATTTTACCTGGTAACATATAGAAACAAATTATCAGGATTCAAACTTtgccaagatattgtcaagataaacactctTACTAAGTTTCATAAACATTTAGTCATAAATGTAGCTTCACGAGAGGTACCATGGTTTCACAAACATTTGATGTgctgaaacaattttttaacacaattaacaTAGATTCAACCTTGGCCTAGACCGTGTCATAATAATGGTTCTGAATAGTTTCATCACGACTGGGTCGATGTGGCTTCTAGGATGGTTACACGGATCTTCTAAGATTCAACCTTGTGTTTTAAGTTTGAACACAGATTTGGACCCAACCTTAATACTGTCAAGATAAatacaataaaaccaatgtcaTGTGGTCATGAGCTAAAACGCTGTCAACGAACGTCGCACAACACCGAGAGACGGACATCAACTGATATAAAAGCTCTCAATGAGCACTTTTTGAACGGGAAAGCAAATATTAAAACCTAAAACAAACTGAATCCAAAAGGTTTACACAATGGACTAGTGACCATGTCATCCTGAAATAACTTAAATACAAAACGTAAACTCAAACTCTTCATGACAATATGAATTCATTCTTGCAGTGAAAACCTAAGTTACGTACTTTGCTCTTTTCTTGAGCAGCTTGTGTGCGTCTGGGTAGTCCTTCATTGCCGCCTCGAAATCCGCTTTTAACAGGATAAAGAGGTTCGTGTAGCCCTTGCATCGGACGTCTGCCGTCCGTCGATTCCCCTCTGCCGCCATAGCCAATAGGCTAGAATCAGGCGTGAAAGAGAAAAACAATGCTTATTTTGCATGCAAACTGAAATATAAAAAACGTATTGCCATGCGAATTTAATTTGTTGTCTGGACTCATAGGAGGGGACTTTAGGTTTACCCTCCATTCgtcatgtctgtctgtccgtccagaCGTTCGTATGTCAGTCcgtaagaaaaaaaacacactcatACAATTTCTATAAAGTACTGAATGTACAATGtacttgaaaaataaaacaattagtgTTAGGGCGAAATGTCAGAATTGTGCAAAATccggttgttgtttttttggttaaTGGTCATAGGACAGGTtgccttgttacttaatattgaacacaactctaaattcaaatacaataattCACTTTCTCCATGTATTAGTCATTCGGTGTAACCGGCcgcaaaatttaaattatgcaattactttaaaagtacttaaagaggttatgcacgattttgtcaaatatttatgaatttatataaaatgtgtaaaaataaacttattttccatatatttcaatataattttaaaatagttaaggagaacatgtgtcgaaaaaatgcgaaataagccagatatttaactcagaaatcgaaaatgtctgtacagtcgaattcgccagcatgtatatcatgcatgtacgatgtgaatctaaatttagttttacggatcattttaatttcctgcaacgatatctattcatatgacacacgaacactaactccgatctataataaaaagacgaatgctttggttattgcatgaaaatatgtacgaaatatcttcatcacaatcggctgcattttatgaaattcgtgttCAATGTATacttgttcttgcctattttgtgttattgtaacatatttttatcaatatattacaatttaacacatataaaaatcgtgcatactttCTGTAAGATAATTAAGCGATTTGCTGTCTGCATATATGTTAGTCAACCTTTGTTCTGTTCATCCGTCCGCCTGTATGTCTTTCAGAAAGCAAAAAAAACCACCTGAAATATTAGTTTTCCAACCAAATCAGGAAGTACTAAATGTTATTGGAGAGAAAAATGTATGCTTATGGAGGACTATGTTAACGTTTGCAAAACGCTTGGTTTTTAccagaggtcaaaggtcattcgagttttactaaaaatagaacataactcaatattgttattattcaACATCTACATGAGATTTTACCATGAAACATGGTATAACcatatacatgcattaagccctgttttgccaGAGCCAGGCGCAGAAGGGTTCATCCTTGTGACTAGGAGGTACCGAGGTTAGATCCCCAAACCGGGACATTTTTGAAGATACTTTGAAAAATGACATGCAAATATTGTGTTTTCCCAGGAAACTCGCTCCATAGAATCTCTTTAATCAAATGACGTTAGGTACAATCGAGCTAAATAGATAAGTTTAAAAATGTGGGCCCTTTCTTTTGTCCATCCCTATGCTTGTTATTAAAATCGAGCGCCAAATTCCTACTCTGCCTACCTGATTTCCCCGAACACGGATCCCTCTCTAAGCGTAGCCAATACGAGGGCGTTGTTCGGACCACCGACCACCTCAACAATCCCCTGACTGACGATGTACATCTCCTTTCCGATCTCGCCCTGGTAACAATACACTAGTACATATAGGCTGACACAGATAGAGGGGAGAGTAAATCAGTATACTGGTACATCAACATATTTTGCACATGGAGATAATCGGTTCACTGGTACATCAAAGACCTGATGAGAGGAAATCTATATGCCTTATAGTCATATGGCTTAAAACGAAAAGACGCCGGTATTTTGTTACAAAATACGGGTGATAACGAGAGGAAATCGGTATACGGGTACAGCTAACAGTTGATAACAACCGGAAATCGGTATTTGGTGTGCATCTTAAGGGTGTTAACAAGAGGAAATGTGTATACTTGGTACACTGTACGAGTGATATCAAAAGGAAATACTGGCACATCTTAAGGACAGTAACAACAGGAAATAGGTATCGTGTTGCAACTATAGGGCTGAATacgaaaataaaaatgcatactggTACATATAAGGGCCGATAATGAGACGAAATCGGTATATTAGTATATCTAACGGCTGATAAGGAGAGGAAATGGAATGGCTAAAACAGAATTACTTTATAGAAAAGTAAGAATCAATTATAGTGACGTAGACATTATGTAGCTTaggtatacatattatttaagttaCATAGATGTCACCCGGTTGTAAGTATTGCAAGACAAATTTCTCTTGGAAAAAACAAATTGGTAATTGGTAGTAAACTTAAAGAGTCATTTATTGTCTAAAAACAACAgaatatacaataaaacataggAACACGTAAAGACGCTGTTACGTTTTTTAACCAATGTCATGTTTTCTGAAAATCTCTCATTTTAAACTAGCATTAACATTTCTATCGTTGTTTGTTAAGAAATGGTCTCTTACTATAAAATGCTTAATCGAACATACATACACGTCAAAAATTAACGTTTTACATTGCCCATACACTAACCTTTTTGCACACGTAATCTCCTGGCAGGTACAATATGGGCTTCAACTTAAGCACGAGGTCATAAAGCAGCGTCTTGTCGCAATCGGAGAAGAGCTTAACCTTGCTAAGCGTGTTAAAGTGCACGTGGATAGCGAGGTCCTTCCGGAGCTTCATCGGCAAGGCGTTCATCATCTGCCGCTCGTCTGTAATAAACATGCGTATGTATCAAGAAACGACTATCAAACTTCAGGATATTTAGTCAACCTATTATTGCTATCGAAATGCGAAGTAAAGCCAATATTTACCACCGAATATTTACTGCCATTTCTCGTGTACCTAGTCCTCACTTATATCGCAAAATttcaaatatatcaaatattaacTTTAAACTTTGTGCTGTATTTCAACCATATCCCCACCTATTCTGTTAGGAAATAGCAATATTAACCGATGAATGTCCGCCCCTTTTTGGACATGAACTATGTCCCATTACTCctttcaaaatgttaaataaagCCAATATTTAGCGATGTCTTTTTGATGCCGCTAGTTATACAATAGCGATGCCGGCCCTTATATTCTTAGCAAAATCTGAAATATAGTCAGTATTTACGTTCTGCTGCTGTCAGTTGTATATGAACCATGTCCACCACTTATACGTTTAGTGAATTGAGAAATGTAGCCAATATTTACCTATGGCTGTCTATTGTTACACGCTGTATATAAACCATGTCCTTCCCCTAATCTTCAAGGGAAAATGTGCTATAAAGCAATATTACCGATGACTTTCTGCTGCTGCCAGTTATATATGAACCAGGTCCTCACTCGATCCTGCGTCTCCTTAGGAAGGTTCATGTTCTTCACGTAATTCAACGCGGCGTCCATGCGCTTGGTGTACGTCCTCTTCACCATATTGGCGGCGTCCACAATGTCGCGAATctataacaataacataataagaAACGTGCCTGAATATGTTCTTGAACACACAGCAATACATTTTTGCCAATCATATCATTTTGCTTTGTTTAATTGATCGCGATTTTTAACTAGTTGTGTCACAGTCGAGTTTGGAATATAACGCATAACGCTTagttaaattacattttaaagtCAGTTTCCACATTTAATTGTCAAGATATACCCTGGACAAATGTTCAGAATTAAAATTGGCAATGGAACGCAGAAGTTTTCATGTGCACTGCATTTCCCTTCAataacatgtatttaagttttaagTTCAATTCTCTAATAGATTTCGAATTACTTAAACTAAAATTAAgcataataatttgaaataagttaatctgaaaaaattaaaacaacagtgACAGCTTTTATGCAGTACATATCCGCTCATTGAGATATACCTATTATATATAAGTCAAAGACTTCAAATAGTATGCAATGCATTCCACAGAGAAAAAGGGccatatatgtaaaacaaaatattgaagcAACACTAGTATACACTGTTTATATCATTAATAAGATCTAACTGCATGCTTAGTTCAACCTGATATCTCTTTCAGTTTGCAATATGTTATCCGTACATTTTTGTACTCATACCGTGAAGCTTCAGCTACGCTAGCAGAAGAGAaacgttattttataatttatgtatagCAAGAAAACAATTACCAAACAGTGATACACAAAAATGAATCAGAAAACAAACCTAAGCACAAAACAAACGCTGTTGTTTTTTAAACCAGTTGTAAGGAGCGCCAcgctcacacttggcccagcatgACGTATGAACATGAATAAATGAAAAGCACGCCAAAAAAATGGAAGCAAGCGATATGGCTCTTGTGCAACTCCCTCAAGTAGTCAAAAGTTATTGTTCGTGTGAAATTTGTGCTTATGAGATCTAACTTTCTTTTAAGATTTAAGTAAATTCGGTCAACAGTTTGCAAGATGCACATACAATTCATTAAAGTAAAAAAAGGACAGTTCTAAAATATTCACTGCACATATCCTCTGAGTTTCGCCCCTATTGTCCATCAGACAACGAAGTCTTTATTTAAAGGTTATTTTAGTGTGCGAGGTTGTATCTTGAAACCAACAATTAAGGATAAACACATGGCAATACCTAATAAACTTTGGCAGCAAGAGTCGTGACAGCATTACACTGTCTCCAATGAGATCCCTCCACACATGCAGTTTGAAGATAATTGGTCTTATAAAGATATGCTCGGGCAAGATATCAGACGTCAGGGCGACCATAATGCAGTTTAACTCCTCCCCTGTTATTAGGTTTTATAGCGCATATCTATGCTTAATGTATGTTGAACATTTTATACATCATAGTTTTGTTCTGAGGCACTTGACAGCAGCCTGTTTGacgataaaattaattaaaaaaaaactatcgtATGATATTTTTCCATGTTCAAATAAACGTCAATGTGTTTTGCCACTGTTGCTGTACATATTTCAAATTTTTAGTGTGCAATTCGTGTGAATTGATGATCGCAAATTATAGCAAGTGTGTACCTACTAGTATTCGGCGTTTTTTTCAACACATTGATAAATGCAGTTAATCTCGCAATGAACGGACAGAACGAACTTTAAACTTCTCGTGGGgaatacaacatacataagaAAATGTGCGTATTTAATATTATGATTTTAACATTGTTGTTTCATAATACTATTTTCAAACAACTGCTTTCATAGAACATGAACAATGTCAGATTGGATTGTGAGTGGTatataagtaagtaagtaagtaagtaaatagtttattatagtgacatgtgcatttcgtatggtataaacaataatatatacatataaaaaagcaCCCGGCCCATTGGACCTATAAGTCACCTTAGCTGTTAAGCTCAATCTACAcgtaaagcatatatatacagttCTATGTCATAACAAGTGATGTACGAGTGGGACTGAGAAAACAGATAGCATATATACAGCAAATATATACAGCTTCAAGTGGTCCCGATTATGtcgtcaatgtttaaaatattatagttattcATAGCAAAAGCAGCATAAAACAATTGGGTATACTGTAATATCAAAAAGCTAATATACTTTTATCAATAAGAGTTACAGCACTGATACAGATTCAAATTTACAGTGGATACATTACGGACTGCCTAAGCAAATATGCTTTAACAATGAACTTTGCAGTCTTCCTTGGgtatacatttaatatatgacA
Protein-coding sequences here:
- the LOC127844792 gene encoding cyclic nucleotide-gated cation channel beta-1-like isoform X5 gives rise to the protein MTSAWSEVVLNNSRRSSDAALSEISRVSNVSSSLSDYLRHLVRAFSSRTERVKESTMQPPSPSSLSDCANSDALSAISAEPQFRHRLDSFFPGEVDGDTFSEIERFREEQESDKTKKYTFPRWLRKLRFPHVIEPQSKLYLFWLFIVTCAFLYNAWVIPLRAAFPYQTDDNIMYWLIADYTCDVIYIIDIILFKSRISFLNSGLKETHRSKTRANYFQKLMFKFDVASLLPLDLLYLIQMKVNPWCRLPRLLKIQTFWEFYSRCDHLVRSAHAVRIIKTFTYMLFLIHVETCGYYAISEYEGFDSNRWVYNGKGIAYIRCFYLATKTATSIGNNPKPTNTLEFSFMTVYWVSGVFVFALLIGQIRDIVDAANMVKRTYTKRMDAALNYVKNMNLPKETQDRVRTWFIYNWQQQKVIDERQMMNALPMKLRKDLAIHVHFNTLSKVKLFSDCDKTLLYDLVLKLKPILYLPGDYVCKKGEIGKEMYIVSQGIVEVVGGPNNALVLATLREGSVFGEISLLAMAAEGNRRTADVRCKGYTNLFILLKADFEAAMKDYPDAHKLLKKRAKKLLRINARIERQSQSSMDNTKINATNIIRSPPGTPKLLKTVIKIMDPDSTLVRKLSSRRHSVKAAAGGTDDVAKTQSGNDNKAFEHSVDQTRSTDGPPDAVDLAEAFYDDFLSNNDWSREQLESALEARNQTEAFDGGIISNGAKSSKTTYSGTTAESADSVDQDTEESESASETDDTDFLSTIDSRDTFAELRQLDEFESDIIDVSPTLDGYNYSVQYSSSPPDEEEAKCSFGGAKCKTITSDMFGDIQSTTEARSNASSVSQQSDRKEPAATARKGCLSRNLRDDEYAQSLANGFTIIIDSVDDIGTDVDCCFTGGKHSAKPEVEPEKMEVKIAKNVSFREDDFKANGIDTAESDKSNKMSESNKVEKTLAPSSASMYKHNSKRLPIKPASAGKAKQSKTKLDSNIKVHPEKIVQNSPYGKSSQIKKGKTPKAKLQNSKAETIKKKLPNGDPISSDSTEYTQRLNWEERETRTNKTDDEASSFELIHVESVSAMPMASAVRDSVQHHSDDHHITCVADIHREKTLSPRDDLDDRSSLTPERVAQRQRKISVISIGSVLKDGRDTLV
- the LOC127844792 gene encoding uncharacterized protein LOC127844792 isoform X1, giving the protein MMLSPVTDNESVSSKKEPKAPVIQVTQILHPNDDRHNTPPSSHRKSVPTIGTDNPVFVTEDEINCHDSDQLMTNELIDLHTPLPSVPYLSNKGGNSNVFSFDPDALSLFSRRGSLSIESTVTGLQPDTYPRRGSYGPANSNNSLTVPSLRKNRNLDASEGKVLHPGILDTGGSSAPLPSPGQISMTSAWSEVVLNNSRRSSDAALSEISRVSNVSSSLSDYLRHLVRAFSSRTERVKESTMQPPSPSSLSDCANSDALSAISAEPQFRHRLDSFFPGEVDGDTFSEIERFREEQESDKTKKYTFPRWLRKLRFPHVIEPQSKLYLFWLFIVTCAFLYNAWVIPLRAAFPYQTDDNIMYWLIADYTCDVIYIIDIILFKSRISFLNSGLKETHRSKTRANYFQKLMFKFDVASLLPLDLLYLIQMKVNPWCRLPRLLKIQTFWEFYSRCDHLVRSAHAVRIIKTFTYMLFLIHVETCGYYAISEYEGFDSNRWVYNGKGIAYIRCFYLATKTATSIGNNPKPTNTLEFSFMTVYWVSGVFVFALLIGQIRDIVDAANMVKRTYTKRMDAALNYVKNMNLPKETQDRVRTWFIYNWQQQKVIDERQMMNALPMKLRKDLAIHVHFNTLSKVKLFSDCDKTLLYDLVLKLKPILYLPGDYVCKKGEIGKEMYIVSQGIVEVVGGPNNALVLATLREGSVFGEISLLAMAAEGNRRTADVRCKGYTNLFILLKADFEAAMKDYPDAHKLLKKRAKKLLRINARIERQSQSSMDNTKINATNIIRSPPGTPKLLKTVIKIMDPDSTLVRKLSSRRHSVKAAAGGTDDVAKTQSGNDNKAFEHSVDQTRSTDGPPDAVDLAEAFYDDFLSNNDWSREQLESALEARNQTEAFDGGIISNGAKSSKTTYSGTTAESADSVDQDTEESESASETDDTDFLSTIDSRDTFAELRQLDEFESDIIDVSPTLDGYNYSVQYSSSPPDEEEAKCSFGGAKCKTITSDMFGDIQSTTEARSNASSVSQQSDRKEPAATARKGCLSRNLRDDEYAQSLANGFTIIIDSVDDIGTDVDCCFTGGKHSAKPEVEPEKMEVKIAKNVSFREDDFKANGIDTAESDKSNKMSESNKVEKTLAPSSASMYKHNSKRLPIKPASAGKAKQSKTKLDSNIKVHPEKIVQNSPYGKSSQIKKGKTPKAKLQNSKAETIKKKLPNGDPISSDSTEYTQRLNWEERETRTNKTDDEASSFELIHVESVSAMPMASAVRDSVQHHSDDHHITCVADIHREKTLSPRDDLDDRSSLTPERVAQRQRKISVISIGSVLKDGRDTLV